In Clostridium sp., one DNA window encodes the following:
- a CDS encoding F0F1 ATP synthase subunit A has protein sequence MESFSPLFVIHIGSFNVGITSSIIVQWIIILILAILAKVFTANMKKIPDKKQSVVEIIFESIKNLVEDNMGKEYRPYIPYIGTLAIYIIAINILPLIVGVRSPSEDLSVAVGLALITFVLVQFNAIKKIGLKGYFVAYSKPVVPLLPLNIIERVVLPVSLSLRLFGNLTAGAVIVGMVYGGLSHIGWFAQFLVPIPFHAFFDLFDGSIQMIVFVMLTMMNIKVIAEE, from the coding sequence ATGGAAAGCTTTTCACCATTGTTTGTAATACATATTGGTTCTTTCAATGTTGGGATAACATCTAGTATTATTGTACAATGGATTATTATTTTGATCTTAGCGATTCTTGCAAAAGTTTTTACAGCAAACATGAAGAAAATACCCGACAAAAAACAGAGTGTTGTTGAAATCATATTTGAATCAATAAAAAATCTTGTTGAAGATAATATGGGGAAGGAATATAGGCCTTATATACCCTACATAGGGACGCTGGCTATATATATAATAGCAATTAACATTCTTCCATTGATTGTCGGGGTAAGATCTCCAAGCGAAGATTTAAGCGTTGCAGTTGGACTGGCACTTATAACTTTTGTATTGGTTCAATTCAATGCTATCAAGAAAATTGGATTGAAGGGATATTTTGTTGCCTATTCTAAGCCTGTAGTACCCTTATTGCCCCTTAACATTATAGAAAGGGTGGTTCTTCCAGTTTCATTGAGTTTGCGACTATTTGGGAATTTAACTGCAGGTGCTGTAATTGTGGGGATGGTATATGGTGGATTAAGCCATATAGGGTGGTTTGCACAGTTCTTAGTGCCCATACCTTTCCATGCTTTCTTTGATTTATTTGATGGATCGATTCAAATGATAGTATTTGTTATGCTTACGATGATGAACATAAAGGTTATAGCTGAAGAGTAG
- the atpE gene encoding ATP synthase F0 subunit C, with protein MNLDAQSFISGMAAIGAGLAAIGCLGGGIGVGNAAGKAVEGVSRQPEASGKILSTFFVSAALSEVTAIYALLIALILVFKV; from the coding sequence ATGAATTTGGATGCACAGTCATTTATATCAGGTATGGCAGCTATTGGAGCAGGTTTAGCCGCTATAGGATGCCTTGGAGGAGGTATCGGAGTTGGTAATGCTGCAGGAAAAGCAGTTGAGGGAGTATCAAGACAGCCTGAGGCAAGCGGTAAAATATTAAGCACTTTCTTTGTAAGTGCGGCTTTATCAGAAGTAACTGCTATTTATGCTCTGTTGATAGCTCTCATTTTGGTATTCAAAGTCTGA
- a CDS encoding ATP synthase subunit I encodes MNKDILNMVKKVSIINLMIGIVAAFIIQILFKNFGLFVMIGMITAVFNFFINSQAGELIFKRFRNSSVSLYIISFFIRIGIAAGIGYAVFMYNKYDAVAYLFGYTSHLMGIYVYSVIKNN; translated from the coding sequence ATGAATAAAGATATTTTGAACATGGTAAAAAAAGTATCCATAATTAATTTGATGATTGGTATAGTTGCAGCTTTTATCATACAGATATTATTCAAGAATTTTGGGTTATTTGTGATGATAGGGATGATTACGGCTGTATTTAATTTTTTTATTAATAGTCAGGCAGGAGAACTGATATTTAAAAGATTTAGAAATTCGTCGGTATCTCTGTACATAATAAGTTTTTTTATAAGAATTGGAATTGCTGCAGGGATAGGATATGCTGTTTTTATGTACAATAAATATGATGCAGTTGCGTATTTATTTGGATATACTTCTCATTTAATGGGAATATATGTATACTCAGTCATTAAAAATAATTAA
- a CDS encoding low molecular weight protein arginine phosphatase: protein MKKILFVCTGNTCRSCMAEAIFNKFCDMDGMTAYSAGVSVVPESEASYNAAYIVKRYINEDIINRKAVQLTEYMLESSSLIFTMTGYIKDVLVKKFPDFDYKIFTLKEAVMQKGDIVDPFGGDIMEYEAAYRDLEECILVLLKKLKEDTGIA, encoded by the coding sequence TTGAAAAAAATTCTATTTGTATGTACAGGCAACACTTGTAGAAGCTGTATGGCTGAAGCAATATTCAATAAGTTCTGTGATATGGATGGTATGACAGCGTATTCAGCCGGTGTATCTGTAGTACCAGAAAGTGAAGCTTCTTATAATGCAGCATATATTGTTAAAAGATATATAAATGAAGACATAATTAATAGAAAGGCAGTTCAGCTTACTGAATATATGTTGGAAAGTTCAAGCCTCATTTTTACGATGACCGGGTATATAAAGGATGTACTTGTTAAAAAGTTTCCTGACTTTGATTATAAGATATTTACATTAAAAGAGGCTGTTATGCAGAAAGGTGATATAGTAGACCCTTTTGGTGGCGATATAATGGAGTATGAAGCTGCGTATAGAGATCTTGAGGAGTGTATTTTGGTATTACTGAAAAAATTAAAAGAAGATACAGGCATTGCTTAA
- a CDS encoding F0F1 ATP synthase subunit B, which produces MEVNLSRIIITIINFIVLYFILRHFFFRPIDNSITNRTEGIASQIRNADENEKKSQKLLAEHQKLLSNSKQEGKSIVEDYKNKADRVSEDIIKDAQKEASIIITRAKTEADREKEKAQDEIKNQVVDLALIVSSKALEGSIDEKQHRKLIEDFIAKVGI; this is translated from the coding sequence ATGGAAGTTAATTTAAGTAGGATTATTATAACAATAATAAATTTTATTGTACTGTATTTTATTTTGAGACACTTCTTTTTCAGGCCAATTGACAACAGTATTACGAACAGGACAGAAGGGATTGCTTCTCAAATTAGAAATGCCGATGAAAATGAAAAAAAGTCTCAGAAACTTCTGGCTGAACACCAGAAACTTTTGAGTAATTCGAAGCAGGAAGGCAAGTCCATTGTAGAAGACTATAAAAATAAGGCTGATAGAGTTTCTGAGGACATAATAAAAGATGCACAGAAGGAAGCCTCAATAATAATAACCAGAGCAAAGACTGAAGCCGATAGGGAAAAAGAAAAAGCACAGGATGAAATAAAAAATCAGGTTGTAGATCTGGCTCTTATTGTATCATCAAAGGCTTTGGAAGGATCTATCGATGAAAAGCAGCATAGAAAACTTATCGAAGATTTTATAGCTAAGGTAGGTATCTGA
- the rpiB gene encoding ribose 5-phosphate isomerase B encodes MKIAIGSDHAGFPLKKEIMKHLEARNIEFKDFGTFSEDSCDYPDYGQKVGEEVASKNYEFGILVCGTGIGISIAANKIPGVRAALCGDTFSAHACREHNNANILALGERIVGVGLALDIVDTFLNAKFQGGRHERRVNKITAIENKYIK; translated from the coding sequence ATGAAAATTGCAATAGGAAGTGATCATGCTGGATTTCCTCTAAAAAAGGAAATAATGAAACATCTGGAAGCTAGAAATATAGAATTTAAGGACTTTGGAACTTTTTCAGAGGATTCCTGTGATTATCCGGATTATGGACAGAAGGTTGGAGAAGAAGTTGCATCTAAAAACTATGAATTTGGAATATTGGTGTGTGGAACAGGTATAGGAATAAGTATAGCGGCAAATAAAATCCCGGGAGTAAGAGCGGCACTTTGTGGAGATACATTTAGTGCACATGCATGTCGTGAACATAATAATGCAAATATATTGGCACTTGGAGAGAGAATTGTAGGTGTTGGACTTGCTTTGGACATAGTAGATACGTTCTTGAATGCAAAATTTCAGGGAGGAAGACACGAAAGACGAGTTAATAAAATCACTGCGATTGAAAATAAGTACATTAAATAA
- the wecB gene encoding non-hydrolyzing UDP-N-acetylglucosamine 2-epimerase, protein MRMLKTITIFGTRPEAIKMAPLVRELEKREYITNKVCVTAQHRQMLDQVLNLFGINPDFDLNIMKNKQTLTGITTKVLEGLEEIFIEEKPDLVLVHGDTTTTFAGALAAFYKKIKVGHVEAGLRTYNKYFPFPEEMNRKLTGAIADLHFAPTPKSKYNLLREGICESQIFVTGNTVIDAMNVTINPSYEFNNNRLNQIDYKNNKVIMVTAHRRENWGAGIENICRALKTVVQQNKDVELVYLVHLNPVVKDVVYKILGDQGRVYLFPPLDTDETHNLMNKCYMVMTDSGGLQEEAPHLGKPVLVLRNVTERPEAVEAGTVKLVGTSEEMIVKSANELIRNPDEYERMSRAINPYGDGKASIRIVDAILDYFGIEKGKYNEFNYLNK, encoded by the coding sequence ATGAGAATGTTGAAAACTATAACCATATTTGGTACAAGACCCGAAGCAATAAAGATGGCCCCACTTGTAAGGGAACTTGAAAAAAGAGAGTACATAACCAATAAAGTATGTGTTACGGCACAGCACAGGCAGATGCTGGATCAAGTATTGAATTTATTTGGCATAAACCCGGATTTTGACCTGAACATAATGAAAAACAAGCAGACATTGACAGGAATAACAACGAAGGTACTTGAAGGACTTGAAGAAATATTTATAGAAGAAAAACCAGATCTTGTTCTGGTACATGGAGATACCACTACAACCTTTGCAGGGGCCTTGGCTGCATTTTACAAAAAAATCAAGGTGGGCCATGTTGAAGCCGGGCTTAGAACCTATAACAAATATTTCCCATTTCCGGAGGAGATGAATAGAAAACTTACAGGTGCCATAGCAGATCTTCACTTTGCCCCTACTCCAAAATCCAAATATAATCTTTTGCGGGAAGGAATTTGTGAAAGTCAAATATTTGTAACTGGAAATACAGTTATAGATGCTATGAATGTTACAATAAATCCCAGTTATGAATTTAACAATAATAGATTGAATCAAATAGATTATAAAAATAATAAAGTTATAATGGTAACAGCACATAGAAGAGAGAACTGGGGAGCTGGAATAGAAAATATCTGCAGGGCTCTAAAAACTGTAGTACAGCAGAACAAGGATGTAGAACTAGTATATCTGGTACACTTGAATCCAGTGGTAAAGGATGTAGTATACAAGATATTAGGGGATCAGGGCAGGGTATATCTATTTCCACCGCTTGATACAGATGAGACTCATAATTTAATGAACAAGTGCTATATGGTTATGACTGATTCCGGCGGGCTTCAAGAAGAAGCACCACACTTAGGGAAACCTGTACTTGTTTTAAGAAATGTTACAGAAAGACCTGAGGCAGTAGAAGCTGGTACGGTAAAACTTGTGGGGACTTCAGAGGAGATGATAGTTAAAAGTGCCAACGAACTTATAAGAAATCCAGATGAATATGAAAGAATGAGCAGAGCAATAAATCCATATGGTGATGGAAAGGCCTCAATAAGAATCGTCGATGCAATATTGGACTATTTTGGTATTGAGAAGGGAAAATACAATGAGTTCAATTATTTAAACAAATAA
- a CDS encoding deoxycytidylate deaminase, with protein MRKDWDNYFMDIAFKVAERSTCPRLHVGAVLVKNKRIKGTGYNGSPRGLDHCDAVGCLMKDNHCIRTIHAEVNCLLEVCPDDRENSTIYVTHMPCPECQKLIITCGVSRVVFCEDYSPEINWFKYAPHIKLKKVAKE; from the coding sequence ATGAGAAAAGATTGGGATAATTATTTTATGGATATTGCATTTAAAGTTGCTGAAAGAAGTACGTGTCCAAGATTACATGTAGGAGCCGTCCTTGTTAAAAATAAAAGAATTAAAGGGACTGGTTATAATGGCAGTCCCAGAGGATTGGATCATTGTGATGCTGTTGGATGTCTCATGAAAGACAATCATTGTATAAGAACTATTCATGCAGAAGTTAACTGCCTTTTGGAAGTATGTCCCGATGATAGGGAAAATTCTACCATCTATGTTACGCACATGCCTTGTCCGGAATGTCAAAAACTTATAATAACCTGTGGAGTGAGCAGGGTTGTATTTTGCGAGGACTATTCCCCTGAAATCAACTGGTTCAAATACGCACCGCATATAAAACTGAAAAAGGTAGCAAAAGAATAA
- a CDS encoding L-threonylcarbamoyladenylate synthase, producing the protein MDTKVKLLDEENIDADIIEEAGSVIKEGGLVVFPTETVYGLGANALDASAVRKIFQAKGRPQDNPLIVHISDMEEIEPLVRYISPAARKFMDAFWPGPMTLILPKTELIPDVTSAGLSSIGIRMPSNKIARVLIKAANVPIAAPSANISGRPSPTDVERCIEDLEGKVDYILGGDMCEFGVESTVIDCTVSPSCILRPGRITLEMLKKIEEDAYIDPAIMKKPDGKIKPKAPGMKYRHYAPKAKVKIVRGDLKKTIAKINEMVQNYIDENKEVGIIATDETKLYYKDALVISLGSRKNMIEVSKNLFETLRRFDDSNVDIIISEAFYEKGMGVAVMNRLQKSAGFDITEV; encoded by the coding sequence ATGGATACAAAAGTTAAATTATTGGATGAAGAAAATATCGATGCTGATATTATAGAAGAAGCAGGAAGCGTTATAAAGGAAGGCGGTCTTGTAGTATTTCCTACAGAAACTGTATATGGATTGGGAGCCAATGCACTTGATGCCAGTGCTGTAAGGAAAATATTTCAAGCCAAGGGAAGGCCGCAGGATAATCCTCTTATAGTACATATATCAGATATGGAAGAAATAGAACCTTTGGTAAGATACATATCACCGGCAGCTAGAAAATTTATGGATGCATTCTGGCCGGGTCCCATGACTTTGATACTTCCAAAAACTGAGTTGATTCCAGATGTTACAAGTGCCGGACTTTCAAGTATAGGTATAAGGATGCCATCCAATAAAATAGCACGTGTATTGATAAAGGCAGCAAATGTACCGATTGCAGCACCATCTGCCAATATATCAGGAAGGCCAAGTCCTACGGATGTAGAAAGATGTATTGAGGACCTTGAAGGAAAGGTGGATTATATTTTAGGTGGAGATATGTGCGAATTTGGAGTGGAGTCTACGGTCATTGACTGTACTGTAAGTCCCAGCTGTATATTGAGGCCTGGCAGGATAACTCTTGAAATGCTGAAAAAGATTGAAGAAGATGCATATATTGATCCTGCCATTATGAAAAAGCCTGATGGAAAAATAAAACCAAAGGCACCTGGTATGAAATACAGACATTATGCACCCAAAGCCAAGGTGAAAATAGTTAGGGGAGATTTGAAAAAAACTATTGCAAAAATTAATGAAATGGTGCAGAATTATATAGATGAAAATAAAGAGGTAGGCATAATTGCTACCGATGAAACTAAACTTTACTACAAAGATGCACTTGTAATATCCCTTGGAAGCAGGAAGAACATGATAGAGGTGTCCAAAAATTTATTTGAAACTCTAAGACGTTTTGATGACAGCAATGTAGATATTATAATTTCAGAGGCATTCTATGAAAAGGGCATGGGTGTTGCTGTAATGAACAGACTTCAGAAATCTGCCGGGTTTGATATTACGGAAGTTTAA
- the upp gene encoding uracil phosphoribosyltransferase, with the protein MSKVTQITHPLILHKLAFIRDKNTGSKDFRELVEEVAMLMAYEVTRDFQTEDVEIETPICKTTCKMLSGKKVAIVPILRAGLGMVGGMLKLIPAAKVGHIGLYRDEKTLQPVEYFCKLPQDIGEREVIVTDPMLATGGSSSDAISLLKKKGAKNIRLMCLIAAPEGIKKVTETHPDVDVYIGALDEKLNENGYIIPGLGDAGDRLYGTK; encoded by the coding sequence ATGAGTAAAGTAACACAGATAACACATCCGCTTATATTACATAAATTAGCTTTTATAAGAGATAAAAATACAGGCTCGAAAGACTTCAGGGAACTTGTAGAGGAAGTAGCTATGCTTATGGCATATGAAGTAACAAGGGATTTCCAGACAGAAGATGTTGAAATAGAAACACCTATATGCAAAACTACATGCAAGATGCTGTCAGGGAAGAAAGTTGCAATAGTACCGATACTCAGGGCGGGACTTGGAATGGTTGGAGGAATGTTAAAGCTTATTCCTGCTGCAAAGGTTGGACATATAGGGCTTTATAGAGATGAGAAGACGTTACAACCAGTAGAATATTTCTGCAAATTGCCTCAGGATATTGGAGAAAGAGAAGTAATTGTAACAGATCCAATGCTTGCTACAGGAGGCTCATCCAGCGATGCAATATCTCTTCTGAAGAAAAAGGGAGCAAAAAATATAAGGCTTATGTGCCTGATTGCTGCTCCAGAAGGAATAAAAAAAGTTACAGAAACTCACCCTGATGTAGATGTATATATAGGTGCCCTGGATGAAAAATTAAATGAAAATGGGTATATAATACCTGGACTTGGAGATGCAGGCGACAGACTCTACGGTACCAAGTGA
- a CDS encoding acetyl-CoA C-acetyltransferase, translating into MSEVVIASAARTAIGKFGGSLKGVSAPDLGALVIKEAIKRANIKPEDVDEVVLGNVLQAGLGQNPARQALIKADIPNTVPAFTINKVCGSGLRSVSLAAQLIKAGDDDIVVAGGMENMSAAPYVLPTTRWGQRMFDGKIIDEMVKDGLWDAFYNYHMGMTAENVAEKWGITREQQDEFSASSQQKAEAAIKAGKFKDEIVPVVIKDRKKGEIVFDTDEFPRFGTTAESLAKLKPAFKKDGGTVTAGNASGINDAAAALVVMSAEKAKELGIKPLAKIVSYGSKGLDPQIMGYGPFYATKLALEKANLTVEDLDLIEANEAFAAQSLAVAKDLKFDMSKVNVNGGAVALGHPIGASGARILTTLLYEMKKRDSKYGLATLCIGGGMGTAIIVENYK; encoded by the coding sequence ATGAGTGAAGTAGTTATTGCAAGTGCAGCTAGAACAGCTATTGGTAAATTTGGAGGAAGCTTGAAAGGTGTTTCAGCTCCAGATTTAGGTGCCCTAGTTATAAAAGAAGCAATAAAAAGAGCCAACATAAAACCAGAAGATGTAGATGAAGTTGTATTGGGAAATGTATTACAGGCAGGACTTGGACAAAATCCAGCAAGACAAGCATTGATAAAAGCAGATATTCCAAACACGGTTCCAGCTTTTACAATAAACAAGGTTTGTGGTTCAGGTCTTAGATCAGTAAGCTTGGCAGCACAGTTAATAAAGGCCGGTGATGATGATATCGTTGTAGCTGGTGGAATGGAAAATATGTCTGCAGCTCCTTATGTGCTTCCAACTACAAGATGGGGACAAAGAATGTTTGATGGTAAAATAATAGATGAAATGGTAAAAGATGGTCTGTGGGATGCTTTCTATAATTACCACATGGGTATGACAGCTGAAAATGTAGCAGAAAAATGGGGAATAACAAGAGAACAGCAGGACGAATTTTCAGCATCATCACAGCAGAAGGCAGAAGCAGCAATAAAAGCTGGAAAATTCAAGGATGAAATAGTTCCAGTAGTTATTAAGGATAGAAAAAAGGGAGAAATAGTATTTGACACTGATGAATTCCCTAGATTTGGAACAACTGCAGAATCACTGGCAAAATTGAAACCAGCATTCAAGAAAGACGGTGGGACTGTTACTGCAGGTAATGCTTCAGGTATAAATGATGCTGCAGCAGCTCTAGTTGTTATGAGTGCAGAAAAAGCAAAAGAACTAGGAATAAAACCTCTTGCAAAAATAGTTTCTTATGGTTCAAAGGGACTTGATCCTCAAATAATGGGATATGGACCGTTCTATGCTACAAAACTGGCACTAGAAAAAGCTAACTTAACTGTAGAAGACTTGGATCTGATCGAAGCGAATGAAGCTTTTGCAGCACAGAGTTTGGCAGTTGCCAAGGATCTGAAATTTGATATGAGCAAGGTAAATGTAAATGGTGGTGCAGTTGCTCTTGGACATCCAATTGGAGCTTCTGGTGCAAGAATACTTACTACTCTTCTTTATGAAATGAAGAAAAGAGATTCAAAATATGGACTGGCTACACTGTGCATAGGTGGAGGAATGGGAACAGCCATAATAGTAGAAAATTACAAGTAG
- a CDS encoding F0F1 ATP synthase subunit delta produces the protein MYEYLNRRYALALYKIGEEKGKVEEYLEQLKQVVSIIEANSAFVEIIKDPEISTLEKKNMFTDVFKDKIDDDVFSFLLILIEKGRINDIGGKLREMENIYLEKHDTVVAKVKTVIPLTDDERKTLKDKLEKKFNKKVLIKSELDPSIIGGVYINIDNQVMDGTIKSKLSEMKKIMLRKD, from the coding sequence ATGTATGAATATTTAAATAGGAGATATGCTCTTGCACTTTACAAAATAGGAGAAGAAAAAGGCAAGGTGGAAGAATATCTTGAACAGTTAAAACAAGTTGTATCAATAATAGAAGCAAATTCTGCATTTGTGGAGATCATTAAGGATCCTGAAATAAGTACACTGGAAAAGAAAAATATGTTTACCGATGTATTTAAAGATAAGATCGATGATGATGTATTTTCATTCTTGTTGATTCTTATAGAAAAAGGAAGAATCAATGACATTGGGGGAAAGCTTAGAGAGATGGAAAACATATATCTTGAAAAGCACGATACCGTTGTTGCGAAAGTAAAAACAGTCATTCCTCTAACAGATGATGAAAGAAAGACACTTAAAGACAAGTTGGAAAAAAAATTCAACAAAAAGGTTTTAATAAAATCAGAATTGGATCCATCTATAATAGGTGGCGTGTATATCAATATAGACAATCAGGTTATGGATGGAACTATAAAATCAAAACTTTCTGAAATGAAGAAAATAATGCTTAGGAAAGATTAG
- a CDS encoding ZIP family metal transporter: protein MGGFLNISIANIVIVGSAVSLIGTMIGASLGVIVKKPSNRFIGTIVGFAAGLMLSIVVFDLIPEAIMTWDFFNTIICAVLGACIMAAIDSRIKIDHINKHIKVAFMAAVGLMIHNFPEGIIMGCGFRAGGSLGIKMCLIIAIHDIPEGLAVSAPLMSSRIKKAKILLYAFITAFPTAVGTFFGAFIAGISNNVLGICLSSAAGIMLYVVCGEMIPESSKLWEGVASTFGVLIGIILGLIIVHVL from the coding sequence ATGGGTGGTTTTTTGAATATCAGTATTGCAAATATTGTAATTGTTGGAAGCGCCGTATCGCTTATAGGTACGATGATTGGAGCATCTCTAGGCGTAATAGTGAAAAAGCCCTCCAACAGGTTTATAGGTACAATAGTCGGCTTTGCAGCAGGATTGATGCTTTCTATAGTTGTATTTGATTTAATACCGGAAGCGATTATGACATGGGATTTTTTTAATACTATAATATGTGCCGTCCTAGGTGCATGTATTATGGCGGCAATTGACAGCAGGATAAAAATAGATCATATTAATAAACATATAAAAGTAGCATTTATGGCGGCCGTAGGACTTATGATTCATAATTTTCCGGAAGGTATAATAATGGGCTGTGGATTTAGAGCTGGAGGAAGCCTTGGAATAAAGATGTGCCTTATAATTGCAATCCACGATATACCGGAGGGACTTGCTGTTTCGGCACCCCTCATGTCATCCAGAATAAAAAAAGCAAAGATACTTTTATATGCTTTTATTACGGCATTCCCTACCGCTGTAGGAACGTTTTTCGGGGCATTTATTGCCGGAATATCCAATAATGTACTGGGTATTTGTCTTTCGTCTGCAGCTGGCATAATGCTGTATGTAGTATGTGGAGAGATGATACCTGAATCTTCGAAATTGTGGGAAGGGGTGGCAAGTACCTTTGGGGTACTGATCGGAATAATTCTTGGACTCATAATTGTACATGTATTGTAA
- a CDS encoding glycosyltransferase family 4 protein, whose product MDNIYILAIISAVISCVLTPIVRKIALKLNVIDIPKDNRRVHNKPMPLLGGLAIYFSFIITLIFNRGDLTNSEIGLILGATIIVIGGVLDDKYNIKPWCKLLFQISSALVLIFFGIRITIVTNPVSNVYQFINVGYMYIPLTIIWVVGITNAMNLIDGLDGLAAGVSFISAVTLFIISILNGRNEAAMLTIILSGSIIGFLPYNFNPAVIFMGDTGAQLLGFMLASISIEGAIKSAAAFSIAVPILALGIPIYDTLFAMIRRKINGRPIMQADRGHLHHRLLDMGLTQRQSVMIMYIISIILGSFSIIAMQINPQRSYFVLAGVMVVLVVIAWKVGFFKHKD is encoded by the coding sequence ATGGATAACATATACATATTGGCGATAATTTCAGCAGTAATTTCATGTGTGCTTACACCGATTGTAAGAAAAATTGCGCTGAAACTTAACGTTATTGACATACCCAAGGACAATAGACGAGTACATAATAAGCCGATGCCGCTTTTGGGCGGACTGGCTATATATTTTTCCTTTATAATAACACTTATATTCAATAGGGGAGATCTGACCAATTCTGAAATTGGTTTGATATTGGGTGCAACCATAATAGTAATAGGTGGAGTACTGGATGACAAATATAATATAAAACCCTGGTGTAAACTTCTGTTTCAGATATCATCTGCTCTTGTTTTAATATTTTTTGGAATAAGAATAACCATTGTGACAAATCCTGTAAGTAACGTTTATCAGTTTATAAATGTAGGATATATGTATATTCCTCTTACTATAATATGGGTAGTGGGAATAACAAATGCCATGAATCTCATTGATGGGCTTGATGGATTGGCAGCAGGAGTGTCATTTATATCGGCTGTTACACTTTTTATCATATCAATTTTAAATGGCAGAAATGAGGCTGCTATGCTGACAATCATACTTTCAGGCTCAATAATAGGTTTCCTGCCATACAATTTTAATCCTGCTGTAATATTTATGGGTGACACAGGAGCACAACTTCTGGGATTCATGCTGGCATCCATATCAATAGAAGGAGCAATAAAGTCAGCGGCGGCATTTTCCATTGCAGTTCCAATACTTGCATTGGGTATACCCATCTATGATACATTGTTTGCCATGATAAGAAGGAAGATAAATGGCAGACCCATTATGCAGGCTGATAGAGGACATCTGCATCACAGATTGCTTGATATGGGATTAACTCAGAGACAGTCAGTCATGATAATGTATATAATAAGTATTATTTTAGGGAGTTTTTCCATAATCGCCATGCAAATTAATCCACAGAGGTCTTACTTTGTTCTGGCAGGAGTTATGGTAGTACTTGTTGTAATTGCCTGGAAGGTTGGATTTTTTAAACATAAAGATTGA